Genomic DNA from Enterococcus saigonensis:
TTTATCTATCGTAAATAATTTTGAGTCCGATAAATCCCTTATTCTTGGGGCAAATTTAAATCCTAATAAATGAGTCAGTCCGAATATTTGGTCAGTGTAACCGGCAGTGTCTGTATAATGTTCCTCTATGTTTAGATCCGTCTCATGATGTAACAAACCATCCAAAACATGAATCGCATCTCTTGAATTAGTATGAATAATCTTTGTGTAGTAAGAAGAGAATTGATCACTTGTAAATCGGTAGATGGTGGCTCCTTTTCCAGTTCCATAATGTGGATTTGCATCTGCATGTAGTGATGAAACACCTAGCTGCATTCTCATACCATCTGACGAAGATGTTGTACCGTCGCCCCAATAGAAAGGCAATTGTAATTTATGATGAAAGTTTACTAATATGGCTTGGGCTTTATTCATGGCATCTTCATACATGCGCCATTGAGATACATTGGCTAGTTGCTTATATGTAAGTCCGGGTGTGGCTTCGGCCATCTTGCTCAAGCCAATATTCATTCCCATTCCTAAAAGGGCAGCCATGATAATGATTGTTTCTTCCTTATCTGGTTTTCGATTATTGGAAGCATGAGTGAATTGCTCATGAAATCCTGTTATATGGGCCACATCCATGAGTAAATCAGTTAATTTTATTCTTGGTAGCATCTGATAAAGGCTTGCACTAAATTTTTTTGCTTCTTCTGGAACATCTTTTTCTAAGCGTGCAAGTGATAGCTTTCCTTTTTCAAGAGAAACCCCATCTAACTTATTGGAATTGGCAGCTAACCACTTTAACCTTTCATTAAAGCTGCTGGTTCTCTCCGTTATATAATCTTCGAATGATAAACTAACTGATAATCTCGTATTCCCCTTCGATTGATTCCATGTATCTTCCGAAAACAAATATTCCTCAAAATCCCTATATTGTCTGCTGCCAACAATGGAAACATCTCCTGCCCGAACATGCTCCGAAGTTCTGTTAAAACAGCCATTTCATAGTAATGACGATTAATTGTTGTACCATCATCCTCGTATAAATGTCTTTTCCATCGTTTTGAAATAAAATCCACAGGTGAGTCATCAGGCACTTTTCGCTTTCCAGATTCGTTCATTCCTCGGATAATCTCAACAGCTTGTAAAAGTGGCTCATTTGCCTTTGTAGAATGAAATTCCAATACTCTTAATAGCGTTGGCGTATATTTTCTTAGTGAATAAAACCGTTTTTGCAGTAAGTCTAAATAATCATAGTCGGCAGGACGTGCAAGTTCCTGAGCCTCTTCTACTGAAGAGACAAAGGTATTCCATTCAATAACCGATTCTAAAACCTTAAAAACGTCTAATTTTTCCTCTCTTGCTTTAATTAATGCTTGTCCGATGTTCGTAAAGTGTATAACTTTCTCATTTAGCTTTTTACCGTTTTGTTTCTGGATTTCCTCTTGAGCCTTACGACCTTTTGATAACAAACTAAGTATTTGCCTATCATGAATTTCAAACGCTTTATCCGTTAGCTCCTGAGTAAGTTGTAATAAATAGATGGTTAATATCGAATAACGTTTATTTTCTTGAAAGTCACGGAATGCATACGGCTCGTATCTTGAGCCTAAGCGAGACAGCTGCAACAGGCGGTTACGGTGCAAATGACTAATTTGCACTGTTTCTAAATCCATTCCTCGTATGTATTCGAGTCGTTCTATTATTTTTAGAAAAGTTTCGGGTGAAGGATGACCCGGTGGCTCTTTTAACCAACCCAATATCGTTTTATTGGATTCGGATGGATGCTGCGAGGTAATAATCCCTTCAAGCTTTTCTTTTTGCTCATTTGTTAGAGATTTACTAACCGTATTAAATAGCTTCTTTTCAGCCATTGCCCTTGCTTCCCACACCATTCTTTCAAGTGTAGTGATAGCAGGCAGTATAATTTTGTTTTTTCTTAGAAAATCTATGCATTCATGCAGTAGATGAATGGCATCACCATTTTCCAAAGCTAATTGATGAAGGTACTTAAATGTCATTCGATATTCACTCAGGGTAAAAGTTACAAAGTCGTATTCACTTCGAATTTCTTTCAAATGATCCCAAAGTGTATTTTCCCTTTGAGGATAATGATCAAGCGAGGATGGACTAACACCAATCTGTTTCGATATATATTGTATGACCGAATCTGGGATGCTTTTGATATGAGTGTATGGCCAACCGGGATACCGAAGAACAGCTAATTGAACAGCAAATCCTAAACGGTTTTCTTCCCTCCTTCGCTTATTAACTATTTCTAAATCCCGTTTGGAAAAAGTGAAGTAGGTCCCCAGTATCCATTCATCTTCAGGGATTTGCATAAAAGCCTGTCTCTGTTCCGGTGTAAGCAATTCTCTACCTCTCGCAATTTTCATTCAGTATCATTCCATTTCTGTATTTTCAATTTATTAGTTCAATTATATATCAATAGAGTGTACTCTATTGATACAAATGTAGTAGACTGATAAAATCATAGTTAAGAGCGTCTCATAAGACTTGTCTCAAAAATGAGGTGATATTTTGCGGAAAATCGGTTATATTCGTGTCAGTTCGACTAACCAGAATCCTTCAAGACAATTTCAGCAGTTGAACGAGATCGGAATGGATATTATATATGAAGAGAAAGTTTCAGGAGCAACAAAGGATCGCGAGCAACTTCAAAAAGTGTTAGACGATTTACAGGAAGATGACATCATTTATGTTACAGACTTAACTCGAATCACTCGTAGTACACAAGATCTATTTGAATTAATCGATAACATACGAGATAAAAAGGCAAGTTTAAAATCACTAAAAGATACATGGCTTGATTTATCAGAAGATAATCCATACAGCCAATTCTTAATTACTGTAATGGCTGGTGTTAACCAATTAGAGCGAGATCTTATTCGGATGAGACAACGTGAAGGGATTGAATTGGCTAAGAAAGAAGGAAAGTTTAAAGGTCGATTAAAGAAGTATCATAAAAATCACGCAGGAATGAATTATGCGGTAAAGCTATATAAAGAAGGAAATATGACTGTAAATCAAATTTGTGAAATTACTAATGTATCTAGGGCTTCATTATACAGGAAATTATCAGAAGTGAATAATTAGCCATTCTGTATTCCGCTAATGGGCAATATTTTTAAAGAAGAAAAGGAAACTATAAAATATTAACAGCCTCCTAGCGATGCCGAAAAGCCCTTTGATAAAAAAAGAATCATCATCTTAAGAAATTCTTAGTCATTTATTATGTAAATGCTTATAAATTCGGCCCTATAATCTGATAAATTATTAAGGGCAAACTTATGTGAAAGGGTGATAACTATGAGCGATAAAATACTTATTGTGGATGATGAACATGAAATTGCCGATTTGGTTGAATTATACTTAAAAAACGAGAATTATACGGTTTTCAAATACTATACCGCCAAAGAAGCATTGGAATGTATAGACAAGTCTGAGATTGACCTTGCCATATTGGACATCATGCTTCCCGGCACAAGCGGCCTTACTATCTGTCAAAAAATAAGGGACAAGCACACCTATCCGATTATCATGCTGACCGGGAAAGATACAGAGGTAGATAAAATTACAGGGTTAACAATCGGCGCGGATGATTATATAACGAAGCCCTTTCGCCCACTGGAGTTAATTGCTCGGGTAAAGGCCCAGTTGCGCCGATACAAAAAATTCAGTGGAGTAAAGGAGCAGAACGAAAATGTTATCGTCCACTCCGGCCTTGTCATTAATGTTAACACCCATGAGTGTTATCTGAACGAGAAGCAGTTATCCCTTACTCCCACCGAGTTTTCAATACTGCGAATCCTCTGTGAAAACAAGGGGAATGTGGTTAGCTCCGAGCTGCTATTTCATGAGATATGGGGCGACGAATATTTCAGCAAGAGCAACAACACCATCACCGTGCATATCCGGCATTTGCGCGAAAAAATGAACGACACCATTGATAATCCGAAATATATAAAAACGGTATGGGGGGTTGGTTATAAAATTGAAAAATAAAAAAAACGACTATTCCAAACTAGAACGAAAACTTTACATGTATATCGTTGCAATTGTTGTGGTAGCAATTGTATTCGTGTTGTATATTCGTTCAATGATCCGAGGGAAACTTGGGGATTGGATCGTAAGTATTTTGCAAAACAAATATGACTTAAATCACCTGGACGCGATGAAATTATATCATTATTCCATACGGAACAATATAGATATCTTTATTTATGTGGCGATTGTCATTAGTATTCTTATTCTATGTCGCGTCATGCTTTCAAAATTCGCAAAATACTTTGACGAGATAAATACCGGCATTGATGTACTTATTCAGAACGAAGATAAACAAATTGAGCTTTCTGCGGAAATGGATGTTATGGAACAAAAGCTCAACACATTAAAACGGACTCTGGAAAAGCGAGAGCAGGATGCAAAGCTGGCCGAACAAAGAAAAAATGACGTTGTTATGTACTTGGCGCACGATATTAAAACGCCCCTTACATCCATTATCGGTTATTTGAGCCTGCTTGACGAGGCTCCAGACATGCCGGTAGATCAAAAGGCAAAGTATGTGCATATCACGTTGGACAAAGCGTATCGACTCGAACAGCTAATCGACGAGTTTTTTGAGATTACACGGTATAACCTACAAACGATAACGCTAACAAAAACGCACATAGACCTATACTATATGCTGGTGCAGATGACCGATGAATTTTATCCTCAGCTTTCCGCACATGGAAAACAGGCGGTTATTCACGCCCCCGAGGATCTGACCGTGTCCGGCGACCCTGATAAACTCGCGAGAGTCTTTAACAACATTTTGAAAAACGCCGCTGCATACAGTGAGGATAACAGCATCATTGACATTACCGCGGGCCTCTCCGGGGATGTGGTGTCAATCGAATTCAAGAACACTGGAAGCATCCCAAAAGATAAGCTAGCTGCCATATTTGAAAAGTTCTATAGGCTGGACAATGCTCGTTCTTCCGATACGGGTGGCGCGGGACTTGGATTGGCGATTGCAAAAGAAATTATTGTTCAGCATGGAGGGCAGATTTACGCGGAAAGCAATGATAACTATACGACGTTTAGGGTAGAGCTTCCAGCGATGCCAGACTTGGTTGATAAAAGGAGGTCCTAAGAGATGTATATAATTTTTTAGGAAAATCTCAAGGTTATCTTTACTTTTTCTTAGGAAATTAACAATTTAATATTAAAAAACGGCTCGTTCTTACACGGTAGACTTAATACCGTAAGAACGAGCCGTTTTCGTTCTTCAGAGAAAGATTTGACAAGATTACCATTGGCATCCCCGTTTTATTTGGTGCCTTTCACAGAAAGGGTTGGTCTTAATTATGAATAACATCGGCATTACTGTTTATGGATGTGAGCAGGATGAGGCAGATGCATTCCATGCTCTTTCGCCTCGCTTTGGCGTTATGGCAACGATAATTAACGCCAACGTGTCGGAATCCAACGCCAAATCCGCGCCTTTCAATCAATGTATCAGTGTGGGACATAAATCAGAGATTTCCGCCTCTATTCTTCTTGCGCTGAAGAGAGCCGGTGTGAAATATATTTCTACCCGAAGCATCGGCTGCAATCATATAGATACAACTGCTGCTAAGAGAATGGGCATCACTGTCGACAATGTGGCGTACTCGCCGGATAGCGTTGCCGATTATACTATGATGCTAATTCTTATGGCAGTACGCAACGTAAAATCGATTGTGCGCTCTGTGGAAAAACATGATTTCAGGTTGGACAGCGACCGTGGCAAGGTACTCAGCGACATGACAGTTGGTGTGGTGGGAACGGGCCAGATAGGCAAAGCGGTTATTGAGCGGCTGCGAGGATTTGGATGTAAAGTGTTGGCTTATAGTCGCAGCCGAAGTATAGAGGTAAACTATGTACCGTTTGATGAGTTGCTGCAAAATAGCGATATCGTTACGCTTCATGTGCCGCTCAATACGGATACGCACTATATTATCAGCCACGAACAAATACAGAGAATGAAGCAAGGAGCATTTCTTATCAATACTGGGCGCGGTCCACTTGTAGATACCTATGAGTTGGTTAAAGCATTAGAAAACGGGAAACTGGGCGGTGCCGCATTGGATGTATTGGAAGGAGAGGAAGAGTTTTTCTACTCTGATTGCACCCAAAAACCAATTGATAATCAATTTTTACTTAAACTTCAAAGAATGCCTAACGTGATAATCACACCGCATACGGCCTATTATACCGAGCAAGCGTTGCGTGATACCGTTGAAAAAACCATTAAAAACTGTTTGGATTTTGAAAGGAGACAGGAGCATGAATAGAATAAAAGTTGCAATACTGTTTGGGGGTTGCTCAGAGGAGCATGACGTATCGGTAAAATCTGCAATAGAGATAGCCGCTAACATTAATAAAGAAAAATACGAGCCGTTATACATTGGAATTACGAAATCTGGTGTATGGAAAATGTGCGAAAAACCTTGCGCGGAATGGGAAAACGACAATTGCTATTCAGCTGTACTCTCGCCGGATAAAAAAATGCACGGATTACTTGTTAAAAAGAACCATGAATATGAAATCAACCATGTTGATGTAGCATTTTCAGCTTTGCATGGCAAGTCAGGTGAAGATGGATCCATACAAGGTCTGTTTGAATTGTCCGGTATCCCTTTTGTAGGCTGCGATATTCAAAGCTCAGCAATTTGTATGGACAAATCGTTGACATACATCGTTGCGAAAAATGCTGGGATAGCTACTCCCGCCTTTTGGGTTATTAATAAAGATGATAGGCCGGTGGCAGCTACGTTTACCTATCCTGTTTTTGTTAAGCCGGCGCGTTCAGGCTCATCCTTCGGTGTGAAAAAAGTCAATAGCGCGGACGAATTGGACTACGCAATTGAATCGGCAAGACAATATGACAGCAAAATCTTAATTGAGCAGGCTGTTTCGGGCTGTGAGGTCGGTTGTGCGGTATTGGGAAACAGTGCCGCGTTAGTTGTTGGCGAGGTGGACCAAATCAGGCTGCAGTACGGAATCTTTCGTATTCATCAGGAAGTCGAGCCGGAAAAAGGCTCTGAAAACGCAGTTATAACCGTTCCCGCAGACCTTTCAGCAGAGGAGCGAGGACGGATACAGGAAACGGCAAAAAAAATATATAAAGCGCTCGGCTGTAGAGGTCTAGCCCGTGTGGATATGTTTTTACAAGATAACGGCCGCATTGTACTGAACGAAGTCAATACTCTGCCCGGTTTCACGTCATACAGTCGTTATCCCCGTATGATGGCCGCTGCAGGTATTGCACTTCCCGAACTGATTGACCGCTTGATCGTATTAGCGTTAAAGGGGTGATAAGCATGGAAATAGGATTTACTTTTTTAGATGAAATAGTACACGGTGTTCGTTGGGACGCTAAATATGCCACTTGGGATAATTTCACCGGAAAACCGGTTGACGGTTATGAAGTAAATCGCATTGTAGGGACATACGAGTTGGCTGAATCGCTTTTGAAGGCAAAAGAACTGGCTGCTACCCAAGGGTACGGATTGCTTCTATGGGACGGTTACCGTCCTAAGCGTGCTGTAAACTGTTTTATGCAATGGGCTGCACAGCCGGAAAATAACCTGACAAAGGAAAGTTATTATCCCAATATTGACCGAACTGAGATGATTTCAAAAGGATACGTGGCTTCAAAATCAAGCCATAGCCGCGGCAGTGCCATTGATCTTACGCTTTATCGATTAGACACGGGTGAGCTTGTACCAATGGGGAGCCGATTTGATTTTATGGATGAACGCTCTCATCATGCGGCAAATGGAATATCATGCAATGAAGCGCAAAATCGCAGACGTTTGCGCTCCATCATGGAAAACAGTGGGTTTGAAGCATATAGCCTCGAATGGTGGCACTATGTATTAAGAGACGAACCATACCCCAATAGCTATTTTGATTTCCCCGTTAAATAAACTTTTAACCGTTGCACGGACAAACTATATAAGCTAACTCTTTCGGCAGGAAACCCGACGTATGTAACTGGTTCTTAGGGAATTTATATATAGTAGATAGTATTGAAGATGTAAGGCAGAGCGATATTGCGGTCATTATCTGCGTGCGCTGCGGCAAGATAGCCTGATAATAAGACTGATCGCATAGAGGGGTGGTATTTCACACCGCCCATTGTCAACAGGCAGTTCAGCCTCGTTAAATTCAGCATGGGTATCACTTATGAAAATTCATCTACATTGGTGATAATAGTAAATCCAGTAGGGCGAAATAATTGACTGTAATTTACGGGGCAAAACGGCACAATCTCAAACGAGATTGTGCCGTTTAAGGGGAAGATTCTAGAAATATTTCATACTTCCAACTATATAGTTAAGGAGGAGACTGAAAATGAAGAAGTTGTTTTTTTTATTGTTATTGTTATTCTTAATATACTTAGGTTATGACTACGTTAATGAAGCACTGTTTTCTCAGGAAAAAGTCGAATTTCAAAATTATGATCAAAATCCCAAAGAACATTTAGAAAATAGTGGGACTTCTGAAAATACCCAAGAGAAAACAATTACAGAAGAACAGGTTTATCAAGGAAATCTGCTATTAATCAATAGTAAATATCCTCTTCGCCAAGAAAGTGTGAAGTCAGATATCGTGAATTTATCTAAACATGACGAATTAATAAATGGATACGGGTTGCTTGATAGTAATATTTATATGTCAAAAGAAATAGCACAAAAATTTTCAGAGATGGTCAATGATGCTGTAAAGGGTGGCGTTAGTCATTTTATTATTAATAGTGGCTATCGAGACTTTGATGAGCAAAGTGTGCTTTACCAAGAAATGGGGGCTGAGTATGCCTTACCAGCAGGTTATAGTGAGCATAATTCAGGTTTATCACTAGATGTAGGATCAAGCTTGACGAAAATGGAACGAGCCCCTGAAGGAAAGTGGATAGAAGAAAATGCTTGGAAATACGGGTTCATTTTACGTTATCCAGAGGACAAAACAGAGTTAACAGGAATTCAATATGAACCATGGCATATTCGCTATGTTGGTTTACCACATAGTGCGATTATGAAAGAAAAGAATTTCGTTCTCGAGGAATATATGGATTACCTAAAAGAAGAAAAAACCATTTCTGTTAGTGTAAATGGGGAAAAATATGAGATCTTTTATTATCCTGTTACTAAAAATACCACCATTCATGTGCCGACTAATCTTCGTTATGAGATATCAGGAAACAATATAGACGGTGTAATTGTGACAGTGTTTCCCGGATCAACACATACTAATTCAAGGAGGTAAGGATGGCGGAATGAAACCAACGAAATTAATGAACAGCATTATTGTACTAGCACTTTTGGGGTAACGTTAGCTTTTTAATTTAAAACCCACGTTAACTAGGACATTGCTATACTAATGATACAACTTAAACAAAAGAATTAGAGGAAATTATATTGGGAAAAATATTATCTAGAGGATTGCTAGCTTTATATTTAGTGACACTAATCTGGTTAGTGTTATTCAAATTACAATACAATATTTTATCAGTATTTAATTATCATCAAAGAAGTCTTAACTTGACTCCATTTACTGCTACTGGGAATTTCAGAGAGATGATAGATAATGTTATAATCTTTATTCCATTTGGCTTGCTTTTGAATGTCAATTTTAAAGAAATCGGATTTTTACCTAAGTTTGCTTTTGTACTGGTTTTAAGTCTTACTTTTGAAATAATTCAATTTATCTTCGCTATTGGAGCGACAGACATAACAGATGTAATTACAAATACTGTTGGAGGCTTTCTTGGACTGAAATTATATGGTTTAAGCAATAAGCATATGAATCAAAAAAAATTAGACAGAGTTATTATTTTTGTAGGTATACTTTTGCTCGTATTATTGCTCGTTTACCGTACCCATTTAAGAATAAATTACGTGTAAGATGTCTAAATCAAGCAATCTGATCTTTCATACACATAAAGATATTGAATGAATTGGATTAGATGGAAAACGGGATGTGGGGAAACTCGCCCGTAGGTGTGAAGTGAGGGGAAAACCGGTGATAAAGTAAAAAGCTTACCTAACACTATAGTAACAAAGAAAGCCCAATTATCAATTTTAGTGCTGAGGAATTGGTCTCTTTAATAAATTTCCTTAACGTTGTAAATCCGCATTTTCCTGACGGTACCCCTGCTTGTAAAGGGATCATAACGTAATCACTCGCCACGATTGCATTATTTGTATAAACGCTTGGCGTTGGTACAGTATCAATAATAATGAGATCATAGTCACTTTTTAAAGGTGCTAAAAGAGTAGCAAGCAATCTACTTTCATTTTCAAAAGTCCATGAGCGAGTTAATTTTGGCAGTAACATCAAATCAAACGTGCCAGGGATCAAGTCTAAATTATCAGTCAAATGAACAATAGAAGAAGCCAAGTTTCCATTTTTCAAGCCTTCATAAAAATTGACACGTGGCAATTCTACCTCAAAAGTTTTTGCTAAGTCTTTTGTCAATGTTGCCTGTAAGTCCTTATCGATCATTAAAACTTTTAAATTCAATTTGTCTGTCAAGTAAGCAAACATAGTCGATAATTTGGACTTTCCAACACCACCTTTAAAGTAATTATTCAAGATA
This window encodes:
- a CDS encoding D-lactate dehydrogenase VanH-A gives rise to the protein MNNIGITVYGCEQDEADAFHALSPRFGVMATIINANVSESNAKSAPFNQCISVGHKSEISASILLALKRAGVKYISTRSIGCNHIDTTAAKRMGITVDNVAYSPDSVADYTMMLILMAVRNVKSIVRSVEKHDFRLDSDRGKVLSDMTVGVVGTGQIGKAVIERLRGFGCKVLAYSRSRSIEVNYVPFDELLQNSDIVTLHVPLNTDTHYIISHEQIQRMKQGAFLINTGRGPLVDTYELVKALENGKLGGAALDVLEGEEEFFYSDCTQKPIDNQFLLKLQRMPNVIITPHTAYYTEQALRDTVEKTIKNCLDFERRQEHE
- a CDS encoding ParA family protein, whose amino-acid sequence is MIQYYYTKKEWGVVMEKEKLKILEELRRILNNKNEAIIILNNYFKGGVGKSKLSTMFAYLTDKLNLKVLMIDKDLQATLTKDLAKTFEVELPRVNFYEGLKNGNLASSIVHLTDNLDLIPGTFDLMLLPKLTRSWTFENESRLLATLLAPLKSDYDLIIIDTVPTPSVYTNNAIVASDYVMIPLQAGVPSGKCGFTTLRKFIKETNSSALKLIIGLSLLL
- the vanY gene encoding VanY-A/VanY-F/VanY-M family D-Ala-D-Ala carboxypeptidase, producing the protein MKKLFFLLLLLFLIYLGYDYVNEALFSQEKVEFQNYDQNPKEHLENSGTSENTQEKTITEEQVYQGNLLLINSKYPLRQESVKSDIVNLSKHDELINGYGLLDSNIYMSKEIAQKFSEMVNDAVKGGVSHFIINSGYRDFDEQSVLYQEMGAEYALPAGYSEHNSGLSLDVGSSLTKMERAPEGKWIEENAWKYGFILRYPEDKTELTGIQYEPWHIRYVGLPHSAIMKEKNFVLEEYMDYLKEEKTISVSVNGEKYEIFYYPVTKNTTIHVPTNLRYEISGNNIDGVIVTVFPGSTHTNSRR
- a CDS encoding D-Ala-D-Ala dipeptidase VanX-A, producing MEIGFTFLDEIVHGVRWDAKYATWDNFTGKPVDGYEVNRIVGTYELAESLLKAKELAATQGYGLLLWDGYRPKRAVNCFMQWAAQPENNLTKESYYPNIDRTEMISKGYVASKSSHSRGSAIDLTLYRLDTGELVPMGSRFDFMDERSHHAANGISCNEAQNRRRLRSIMENSGFEAYSLEWWHYVLRDEPYPNSYFDFPVK
- the vanZ-A gene encoding glycopeptide resistance protein VanZ-A, with protein sequence MGKILSRGLLALYLVTLIWLVLFKLQYNILSVFNYHQRSLNLTPFTATGNFREMIDNVIIFIPFGLLLNVNFKEIGFLPKFAFVLVLSLTFEIIQFIFAIGATDITDVITNTVGGFLGLKLYGLSNKHMNQKKLDRVIIFVGILLLVLLLVYRTHLRINYV
- the vanA gene encoding D-alanine--(R)-lactate ligase VanA, giving the protein MNRIKVAILFGGCSEEHDVSVKSAIEIAANINKEKYEPLYIGITKSGVWKMCEKPCAEWENDNCYSAVLSPDKKMHGLLVKKNHEYEINHVDVAFSALHGKSGEDGSIQGLFELSGIPFVGCDIQSSAICMDKSLTYIVAKNAGIATPAFWVINKDDRPVAATFTYPVFVKPARSGSSFGVKKVNSADELDYAIESARQYDSKILIEQAVSGCEVGCAVLGNSAALVVGEVDQIRLQYGIFRIHQEVEPEKGSENAVITVPADLSAEERGRIQETAKKIYKALGCRGLARVDMFLQDNGRIVLNEVNTLPGFTSYSRYPRMMAAAGIALPELIDRLIVLALKG
- a CDS encoding recombinase family protein, which translates into the protein MRKIGYIRVSSTNQNPSRQFQQLNEIGMDIIYEEKVSGATKDREQLQKVLDDLQEDDIIYVTDLTRITRSTQDLFELIDNIRDKKASLKSLKDTWLDLSEDNPYSQFLITVMAGVNQLERDLIRMRQREGIELAKKEGKFKGRLKKYHKNHAGMNYAVKLYKEGNMTVNQICEITNVSRASLYRKLSEVNN
- the vanR-A gene encoding vancomycin resistance response regulator transcription factor VanR-A, with amino-acid sequence MSDKILIVDDEHEIADLVELYLKNENYTVFKYYTAKEALECIDKSEIDLAILDIMLPGTSGLTICQKIRDKHTYPIIMLTGKDTEVDKITGLTIGADDYITKPFRPLELIARVKAQLRRYKKFSGVKEQNENVIVHSGLVINVNTHECYLNEKQLSLTPTEFSILRILCENKGNVVSSELLFHEIWGDEYFSKSNNTITVHIRHLREKMNDTIDNPKYIKTVWGVGYKIEK
- the vanS gene encoding vancomycin resistance histidine kinase VanS; translated protein: MVIKLKNKKNDYSKLERKLYMYIVAIVVVAIVFVLYIRSMIRGKLGDWIVSILQNKYDLNHLDAMKLYHYSIRNNIDIFIYVAIVISILILCRVMLSKFAKYFDEINTGIDVLIQNEDKQIELSAEMDVMEQKLNTLKRTLEKREQDAKLAEQRKNDVVMYLAHDIKTPLTSIIGYLSLLDEAPDMPVDQKAKYVHITLDKAYRLEQLIDEFFEITRYNLQTITLTKTHIDLYYMLVQMTDEFYPQLSAHGKQAVIHAPEDLTVSGDPDKLARVFNNILKNAAAYSEDNSIIDITAGLSGDVVSIEFKNTGSIPKDKLAAIFEKFYRLDNARSSDTGGAGLGLAIAKEIIVQHGGQIYAESNDNYTTFRVELPAMPDLVDKRRS